Proteins encoded by one window of Cucurbita pepo subsp. pepo cultivar mu-cu-16 chromosome LG14, ASM280686v2, whole genome shotgun sequence:
- the LOC111809746 gene encoding trehalose-phosphate phosphatase A-like, protein MDLKSNHNSPILTDPAPISKSRLGVHSNMLPYAAAPGVGFSPNLLLIPRKKTGVLDDVRASCWLDAMKSSSPPPNRISKDVVNELPSFDPDFLYRNWMVKYPSALGSFEQIVTHAKGKRIVLFLDYDGTLSPIVDNPDCAFMSDAMRAAVKEAAKYFPTAIISGRSRDKVYEFIGLRELYYAGSHGMDIMVSDRHSTNNQGKEVMFQPASEFLPLIDEVYKSLIEITKGIAGAKVENNKFCVSVHYRNVDDKNWNALANCVYDLLEDYPRLRVSHGRKVLEVRPVISWDKGKAVTFLLESLGLNNCDEVLPIYVGDDRTDEDAFRALKERNCGYGILVSSVAKESSAAYSLRDPSEVMEFLKSLVTWRKSSAL, encoded by the exons ATGGATCTTAAATCAAACCACAACTCTCCCATCCTCACCGACCCTGCGCCTATCAGCAAGTCTAGGCTGGGCGTACATTCAAATATGTTGCCATATGCAGCTGCTCCAGGAGTTGGTTTCTCTCCGAATTTGCTTCTAATCCCAAGGAAAAAAACTGGTGTTCTTGATGATGTTCGAGCAAGCTGCTGGCTAGATGCTATGAAATCTTCATCTCCTCCTCCTAATAGAATCTCCAAGGACGTTGTCAATGAGCTTCCATCATTTGATCCCGATTTTCTGTACCGCAATTGGATg GTTAAGTATCCATCAGCACTTGGCTCATTCGAACAGATTGTAACTCATGCCAAAGGCAAGAGAATAGTATTGTTTCTGGACTATGATGGGACTCTTTCGCCGATCGTAGATAACCCTGACTGTGCTTTCATGTCTGATGCT ATGCGTGCAGCGGTAAAAGAGGCTGCAAAATATTTCCCAACTGCTATAATTAGTGGAAGAAGTCGTGACAAG gttTACGAATTTATAGGACTAAGAGAACTGTACTATGCTGGGAGCCATGGAATGGATATTATGGTCTCTGATAGACACTCAACTAACAACCAGGGCAAGGAAGTTATGTTTCAGCCTGCTAGTGAATTCTTACCTTTGATAGACGAG GTTTACAAATCCCTGATTGAAATCACTAAGGGAATTGCTGGAGCAAAAGTTGAAAACAACAAGTTCTGTGTGTCTGTTCATTACAGAAATGTGGATGATAAG AACTGGAATGCTCTTGCGAATTGTGTTTATGACCTTTTGGAAGATTACCCCCGGCTGCGTGTCAGTCATGGTCGTAAG GTTTTAGAAGTACGACCTGTGATTAGCTGGGACAAGGGGAAAGCTGTTACATTCTTGCTGGAATCTCTCG GACTTAACAATTGTGATGAAGTGCTCCCTATTTACGTGGGAGATGACCGCACGGATGAAGATGCATTCAGG GCTTTGAAAGAAAGGAATTGCGGATATGGGATATTAGTGTCATCAGTGGCGAAGGAAAGCAGTGCGGCATACTCTTTGAGAGACCCATCTGAG GTGATGGAGTTTCTGAAGTCACTGGTGACATGGAGGAAGTCAAGTGCTTTATGA
- the LOC111810308 gene encoding conserved oligomeric Golgi complex subunit 7-like has translation MNLDLGPFSSESFDPKKWINSACQTRHPHESLDKHLVDLEMKLQMVSEEIAASLEELSASALLRVPRATRDVIRLRDDAVSIRSAVSGILQKLKKAEGSSAESIAALARVDTVKQRMEAAFETLQDAAGLAQLSSTVEDVFASGDLPRAADTLANMRHCLSAVGEVAEFANVRKQLEVLEDRLDSMVQPRLTDALTNRKVDVAQDLRGILLRIGRFKSLEQNYTKVHLKPMKQLWEDFDSKQRAHKLANEKSEFERPTTNNDFQSSIPSVSFTSWLPSFYDELLLYLEQEWKWCMIAFPDDYKSLVPKLLIEIMAVVGSSFISRINLATADIVPGTLGKGILDVLSGDMPKGVKIQTKHLHALIDLHNMTGTFARNIQHLFSESDLNILTNTLKAIYFPFEAFKQRYGQMERAILSSEIAEVDLRGAVTRGVGAQGIELSETVRRMEESIPQVILFLEEAVERCISFTGGSEADEILLALDDVMLQFISSLQETLKSLRVVCGIDQGSDGVGLKKETALEKKDGTRKVDLMSNEEEWSIVQGTLQILTVADCLTSRSSVFEASLRATLARLSTTLSVSVFGSSLDQNQSHIVSDHSNREVTMVGRAVLDMAVVRLVEVPEKAKKLFNLLDQSKDPRFHALPLASQRVAAFADKVNELVYDVLISKVRQRLSDVSRLAIWSSVEEPSAFPLPIFSSYPQSYVTSVGEYLLTLPQQLEPLAEGISNSNANNDEAQFFAAEWMCKVAEGTAALYTEQLRGIQHVTDRGAQQLSVDVEYLTNVLSALSMQIPPALATFLTCFSTPKDQLKDLLKSDSGKELDLPTANLVCKMRRVNLD, from the exons ATGAATCTGGATTTAGGTCCGTTTTCCAGTGAGAGTTTCGACCCGAAGAAATGGATCAACTCGGCTTGCCAGACTCGCCATCCACACGAGTCTTTGGACAAACACCTCGTCGATTTGGAGATGAAACTTCAAATGGTGTCCGAGGAGATCGCTGCCTCACTCGAGGAACTCAGTGCCAGTGCTCTTCTTCGCGTTCCTCGTGCTACTCGCGATGTTATCCGCTTGCGTGACGACGCTGTTTCTATCCGATCTGCTGTCTCTGGGATCCTCCAGAAGCTTAAGAAG GCAGAGGGATCCTCCGCAGAATCTATTGCTGCCCTTGCAAGAGTTGATACCGTCAAGCAGAGGATGGAAGCTGCCTTTGAGACATTACAG GATGCTGCTGGGTTGGCTCAATTAAGTTCAACGGTGGAAGATGTCTTTGCCAGTGGTGATCTTCCTCGAGCTGCTGATACCTTGGCCAACATGAGACATTGCTTGTCTGCTGTTGGGGAG GTTGCTGAGTTTGCTAATGTGAGGAAGCAGCTTGAGGTCTTAGAGGACAGGCTTGATTCTATGGTTCAACCTCGTTTAACAGATGCACTAACAAATAGAAAG GTCGATGTTGCTCAAGATTTGAGGGGAATTCTGCTTCGAATTGGAAGATTCAAATCTCTAGAGCAGAACTATACGAAAGTTCACTTGAAGCCTATGAAGCAACTTTGGGAAGATTTTGACTCAAAGCAACGAGCACATAAACTTGCTAATGAAAAGAGTGAATTTGAAAGACCGACAACTAATAATGATTTTCAATCAAGTATTCCATCAGTTTCATTCACCAGTTGGTTGCCAAGTTTCTATGATGAATTGCTACTTTATCTCGAACAAGAATGGAAATG GTGTATGATTGCATTTCCCGATGATTACAAATCTCTTGTCCCAAAGCTTTTGATTGAGATAATGGCAGTTGTGGGGTCAAGTTTTATTTCCCGCATCAATCTTGCAACTGCAGATATTGTTCCTGGAACATTGGGGAAAG GAATATTAGATGTTTTATCTGGAGATATGCCAAAGGGTGTCAAGATTCAAACAAAGCATCTACATGCACTTATTGATCTACATAATATGACCGGAACCTTTGCTAGGAACATACAACATCTGTTCTCAGAATCAGATCTGAACATTTTAACCAACACGCTAAAGGCTATATATTTCCCTTTCGAAGCCTTTAAACAAAG GTACGGACAAATGGAGCGTGCTATCCTTTCATCTGAAATTGCAGAGGTAGATCTTAGAGGAGCTGTCACTCGAGGTGTGGGAGCCCAAGGGATTGAACTTAGTGAAACAGTACGCAGAATGGAGGAGTCTATCCCACaagttattttgtttcttgaagAAGCTGTTGAGAGGTGCATTAGCTTTACGGGTGGTTCTGAAGCTGATGAAATACTTTTGGCACTTGATGATGTGATGTTACAGTTTATTTCTTCACTCCAGGAAACTCTAAAATCCCTGAGAGTTGTCTGTGGAATAGATCAGGGTAGTGATGGTGTTGGGTTAAAGAAGGAAACCGCCCTGGAAAAGAAGGATGGAACACGCAAAGTTGACTTGATGTCAAATGAGGAAGAGTGGTCCATCGTCCAGGGGACTCTACAGATACTTACTGTGGCTGATTGTTTGACTAGCAGGTCTTCTGTATTTGAAGCTTCTTTGAGAGCTACTCTTGCAAGACTGAGCACAACCTTATCTGTTTCGGTCTTTGGTTCAAGTTTGGACCAAAATCAGTCTCACATAGTCAGTGATCACAGCAATAGGGAAGTGACTATGGTTGGCAGGGCTGTCTTGGACATGGCAGTTGTTCGGCTTGTCGAGGTTCCTGAGAAGGCAAAAAAGCTCTTCAACCTCTTAGATCAG TCAAAAGATCCACGTTTCCATGCTCTTCCACTCGCATCTCAGAGAGTTGCAGCATTTGCGGACAAGGTTAATGAACTTGTATATGATGTTCTCATATCCAAAGTTCGACAACGCCTAAGCGATGTATCTCGTTTGGCAATATGGTCTTCGGTTGAGGAACCTAGTGCCTTTCCGCTTCCAATCTTCAGTTCCTACCCCCAGTCTTACGTTACCAGTGTTGGTGAATATCTTCTCACTTTACCCCAACAGCTGGAGCCACTTGCTGAGGGTATCTCTAATAGCAATGCCAACAATGACGAGGCTCAATTTTTCGCTGCAGAATGGATGTGCAAG GTTGCTGAGGGTACCGCTGCGCTTTACACAGAGCAACTGCGCGGCATACAACATGTTACCGATCGTGGGGCGCAACAGTTGTCTGTCGACGTCGAGTATTTGACTAACGTGCTCTCTGCCCTATCAATGCAGATTCCTCCGGCACTCGCCACATTCCTAACTTGCTTTTCAACTCCAAAAGACCAGCTGAAAGATCTTCTCAAATCTGATTCTGGAAAGGAGCTTGATCTTCCAACAGCAAACCTTGTATGTAAGATGCGGCGTGTCAACTTAGATTAG